The genomic DNA GCAGCCCGCCTCGCGGTGGGCGAGGCCAGGGAACAGCTCGCCGCCGTCGGGTCCAGGCTCGTCCATCCGCGCCACATCCTTGACCAGGGGCGCATGCGCCTCGACGACCTGTCGTTCCGCCTCGTCAGCCACACCCGGTCCCGCCTGGCGGAAAGCCGCTCGGACCTGAAACACCTGGCCGGGCTTTTAAACTCCCTCGGCCCCCAGGCAGTTTTAGACCGCGGATATTCTGTTGTCAGCAAAAAGGATGGTAGTATCGTGAGGGGGCCGGACCAGGTTGAAGTGGGCGAGGGACTGGATGTGCGTGTTGCGGCGGGGAGGATAAAGGTGAAAGTGGAAGCCCTTCGACCACGCCTCCGGCGTGGCTCGGGACAGGCGGGGACGCAGGGACGTGGGGAAAAGGTTCCACCCGAAACCTGAAACTCGAACCCTGAACCCTGAACTCCAACCGGGGATTGGAATCATTAAAAGGCTCGGGCCCGTTATTGCCCGCAAACCGTTAAAAGGATAAAATAGTCAATAGTTTCGGAGGTTTTTAATGATCAGGGACTTTGACGCGAAAAGTAAATTCGATGACGATCTGGCCCGCAGGGAGGGCCGGCTGGATCACAGCCAGGCACTGGATATTTTCACCCGCCTGTGGGAGGAGGGGCGTGAACTGCGGGTTCTTCCCCCCGCCGATCCCATGGAAGGGATCGAGACCGATATCGCTGTCGCACGGATCCTGAATTCATGTTCCAGGAATTAATCGCCAGCATCGCCGCTTCCCTGAACGTAAGGAAGATCCCCTACATGATTATCGGCGGCCAGGCGGTCCTTTTATACGGGGAACCCCGCCTGACAAGAGACATCGACGTGACCTTGGGCGCGGGTGTCTCATGGCTCCCTGATCTTTGCCGGGAGACCGCGGGACCTGGAAGACGTTAGATCCGTGCTGCTACGCAACCGTGATGTTGACACGGCATACATCCGCCGTTGGTTGGGGGAGTTCGACGCGTCCATGGAGAGTGGGCGGTTTACCCGGGTGTTCGAAGAGGTCCTGGCGGAAACAGAGAAGTAGAGTGCTCCCCTCGACCGGGCGACGCGGGGGAAGGTCTCACCTGAAACCATAAACCATAAACCATAAACTCCAGCCGCAGGCTGGCGTCATTGCGAATAACGGCCTCGGCGTGATGAGGCAATCCCGGGAATCAAAAGCTTTAATGCCAAAATCAAAAGCCCGGAGCTCAACGCTCCGGGCTTTCTTGGAACTTTCCACTTTCTACTTTGAACTAAAAATAGTGGGGCTTCGAGCCCAACTATTTTTTTACATTCCAGGCACACCCATGGGAGGCATTCCGCCGCCCATTCCGCCCATGTCGCCCTTCGGTTCGGGCTTTTCGACTACGCTGGCTTCGGTGGTCAGCAGGAGGCCGGCGATTGAAGCGGCGTTCTGCAGAGCCGAGCGGGTCACCTTGGTGGGATCGATGATGCCGAGTTCCAAAAGGTCACCGTACTCTTCCTTCGCGGCGTCAAAACCGTAGCTGATCTTCTTGCTCTTCTTCACCACGTCCACGATGATGGAAGGCTCGAGGCCGGCGTTGGCGATGATCTGGCGAAGGGGCTCTTCCAGGGCCTTGCGCACGATGTTGGCGCCGATCTGCTGATCTTCCTCGGGGAGGCTCAGCTTGTCCAGGACACCCATGCAGCGCAGGTAAGCGACACCGCCGCCGGGAACGATGCCCTCTTCGACGGCCGCGCGGGTGGCATGGAGAGCGTCCTCGACCCGGGCCTTTTTCTCCTTCATCTCGGTCTCGGTGGCAGCACCGACCTTGATGACGGCAACACCGCCCACCAGCTTGGCGAGTCTCTCCTGGAGCTTTTCACGGTCGTAGTCCGAGGACGTTTCATCGATCTGGACCCGGAGCTGGGCTACACGGCCCTCGATGGCTCCCTTGGCACCGGCGCCGTCGATGATGGTGGTGTTGTCCTTGTCGAGGGTGACGCGCTTGGCCTGGCCAAGGTCCTCGAGGGTAACAGCTTCGAGCTTGATGCCGACGTCTTCTGAGATCACGCGGCCGCCGGTGAGGACGGCGATGTCCTCGAGCATGGCCTTGCGGCGGTCACCGAAGCCGGGAGCCTTGACGGCGGCGGTGGACAGGGTCCCGCGGATCTTGTTCACCACGAGGGTGGCAAGGGCTTCGCCCTCGATGTCCTCGGCGATGATGAGAAGGGGGCGGTTGGAGCGGGCCACCTGCTCGAGGAGCGGGATAAGGTCCTTCATGGCGCTGATCTTCTTGTCGAACACCAGGATGTACGGTTCTTCAAGATCGGCCACCATGCGCTCGGGGTCGGTCACGAAATAGGGGGACAGGTAACCGCGGTCGAACTGCATCCCGTCCACCACCTCCAGGGAGGTCTCCATGCTCTTGGCCTCTTCCACCGTGATGACGCCTTCCTTGCCGACCTTGCTCATGGCTTCGGCGATGATCTCACCGATAGAGGCGTCGTTGTTGGCGGAGATAGTGCCGACCTGGGAGATCTCTTTCTGCTCCTTGGTGGGCTTGCTGATCTTGTGAAGCTGGTCGACCACGGCGGCCACGGCTGCATTGATGCCGCGCTTGACGTCCATGGGGTTGGCGCCGGCGGTCACGTTCTTGATCCCCTCGCGGTAGATGGCCTGTGCGAGGACGGTGGCGGTGGTGGTGCCGTCACCGGCAATATCGGAGGTCTTGCTGGCGACCTCCTTGACCATCTGGGCGCCGAGGTCCTCGAACTTGTCCTCCAGCTCGATCTCCTTGGCAACGGTCACGCCGTCCTTGGTGACGGTGGGGGCGCCGAAGGATTTTTCGATGATAACGTTCCGGCCCTTGGGACCGAGGGTCACCTTGACGGTGTCGGCAAGGGCATTGACACCGGCAAGCAGCTTCTTGCGGGCGTCCTCGCTGTACATGATGATCTTGCTCATTGGGATATCCCTCCTGGACTATTGTTTGTGGGATTATTTCTCGATAACGCCGAGAACGTCATCTTCCCTCATGATGAGGTAGTCTTCGTCATCGATCTTCACATCAGTTCCGGCGTACTTGCCGAAAAGGATCTTGTTCCCGACCTTGAGGTCCAGAGCCCTCTGGGTGCCGTCCTCCAGGATGCGGCCCTTGCCAACGGCAACAACCTTGCCCTCCTGGGGCTTTTCTTTAGCGGTGTCGGGGATAATGATGCCACCCTTTGTCTTCGCCGTCTCCTCAATCCTTTTGACGAGAATACGGTCCTGAAGCGGTCTGATCTTCATCTTCTGGTCCTCCTCTAGGTTCTGGATTGTTCCTCTTGTTGTCTGTCCAGGCACCGTCCCGTACCGGGACAGTATCCTGAAAGCCTGATAACCGTGTCTGTTGTTCCGGTTTTCCGAATTAGCACTCTCACATTGTGAGTGCCAGTAGAGGGGCAATATAACCCTCCTCGATTAAAAATCAAGGGGCGGTCATAGATAACCTCGCAAAAAGTCTCTTCGAGCCAATTTGCGAGGCGGGGGATGAAAATTCTTCGGGTTCCTCCTATTCCCGCCTTGTCAACAGGTTGTTGCTCCCATAGAATAGAGTCTCTTCCGGCAGTCATGACGCCGCAAAAAGTCCAGTCCGGGACTTTTTGCTCGACACGGTTCACCATCAGACACGGGGAGAGATTCGTGCACACCCTGAGAACGGCCATCAAAAAATACATGCTGACGGGGCTTCTCGTCCTGGTCCCCCTCACTCTGACGTGGTGGGTTCTCCTGTCCCTCTTCCACTGGACCGACCGTACTCTCAGGCTTATCCCCCCGATGTACCGTCCGGAGGCCCTTATCGGGTTCCCCATCCCCGGCCTCGGGCTTATCCTCACGGTGGCAATCATCTTCGTCATCGGGGCCCTGGTGGCCAACGTGGCCGGACGGAAGCTGATCTCCACCGGTGAGAAGATCCTGGAAAAGATCCCCCTTTTACGGTGGTTCTACTTTTCCACCAAGCAGATCATGGAGGCCGTGTTCGTCAAGGGACAGGACAGCTTCAGAAGGGCCATCCTCCTTGAGTATCCCAGGAAGGGGATCTACAGCATCGGCTTCATCACCGGTGAAGCCAGGGGAGAGATCAAGGACAGAATCCCGGGCAGGTCCATGACGATCTTCGTCCCCACGACGCCCAATCCCACCTCGGGATACCTTGTGGTTGTTCCCGAAAATGAATTGATCCCCCTCAACTGGAGCGTTGACGAGGCGTTCAGGATGATCATCTCGGCGGGGGTGGTGATGCCGGGTGACGTGAGCAACTTCGGCGAGGTCACCCACTTGGGGCCCAAACCTGCTTCCCAAAGCGGCGATGGCCGGCCCGGGGATGCTCAAAGCGATCCGGAAGGAGAACTCGAGGGGTGAAAGCCTGGGGCACCATGGCGGCAATGTGCGCCCTGCTGCTTGTGTCTGCCGGCCCGGTGGAGGGGCAGGACCAGGGCGCCGCCGGTTCCGAAAGACAGCTGAGGGTCATCCGTCCCGACGAACCGGTTCCGATCCTGGACCCGGCGTTCGAGATGATCATGGAGAAGGTTGACAAGGACCTGAAATACGTCCTTTCCTCACCTGTAAGGGTCACCCCAAGGAATACCGCCCTGACAGGTCTGACCGTTCTGACGACCCTGTTCCTCCTCAACCATGACGAGGATTACGCTGCCGACATCATCGATACGCGGGACGATCGCAACGACAAGATGTACGAAAGGTTCAGAGTCCTGAGCAGGCACGTCCCGGAAACCACGGCAGGGCTTTACCTCCTGGGCTACTTCCTTGACGACAAGGAACTGAAATCCAGGTCCCTGGCCGGTTTTGAAGCCCTTGCCATCACCGCCCTCATCAGCGCCAGTTCAGGATTTATCGTTGGCCACGAGGGACCCGGCGACAGCCCGACGGCCGACCAGTTCGATCCGTTCAACCGCTACCACTCCATGCCGGACATAAGCTCTTCCCTGGTGTTTTCCGTTGCCAGCGTTTTTGCCTACGAGGCGCCATGGCACCAGGCGCTCTTTTACTACGCCCTCGCCGCCGGGACCGCCGTAAGCCGCGTCTATCATGAAGACGCCTGGCCTTCGGACGTTTTCCTGGGCTCTGTCATCGGGACGGCCATCGGCAGGACCATCGCCGGCAGATCGAGGAGGAACGGGAGGGAGCCGGATTTCACGCTCATTCCGGTGCTGGAACATCACGGCAGAGCGGCGGCCGGGATCAAAGTCGAATGGAAGTTGTGATCTCAGATCTCACATCTCAGATCTCAGAATGATCCAAGATCCATCCGTCTGTGCTTTCAGCTACGACGCGACAAGAAATCCAAGATCCAGGAAATTGCCGGGCGATGCCCGGTTTTTTGTTCAGCTATCAACTTCATGCTCTCAGGTTTAGCTTAAAGCTTTCAGCTGATAGCTGTCAGCTGTACTTCCCGAGATTTCTTCATTTGGGGAAAGCCTTCCCCCTCACCCCGGCCCTATCCCTCGGAGGGGAAAGGGAGAGTAATGAAACTGACTGTTTAAGCGGTTCGCAATGACAAACGGTTGATAGGGTCGCAAAAAGTCCAAGCGGAACTTTTCCTGGCTCATTGATGTCCTGGGGAAAGGGAAAAGCGTGGTTTTCCCTTTCCTCACGGTGACTGCTGATAATCACCAAAGTCTGTGCGAGACTTTGGCTCAACGGGAACCGAAAAGCGTGGTTTTCGGTTCCCTCACGGATCGAACACACAGCCATTGGCACTCGATCCGGGCGCCCTCCCCGGGCGCGGCTGCTTTCATCGGTCATCGATCCGGGCGCCCTTCCCAGGCGCGGCTTTTCATTGATTTGGGCGCCCCACGCGGGGCGCGTTGATGACTTTTTGCGAAGTCATCAACGGTTGGGCCAGACACCGGACACCAGACACTATTCATTCCCTTTCTCCTTGCTTAACTTATCCGCAAGCCTGGTAGCTTCCGGCAGCCGGTACCCCCTCAGGCACCTCGTCACCGCCTTCACCGCCTCGGCCGGATCCAGGAGGTGCCCGGGGGAGATGTACAGCGGTTTACACCCCTTCCTGCTCCTCAAGGCATAGCCGACGGTTTTTCCGTTAAGTGTTATTGGCGAGCTGTTTCCCGGTACCGGCCCCGGCTCATCGCACTTGCCCGTCAGCAGGCTCTTTGCGCATCCGGCAGTGGGAACGCCTGTGAGGAGCCCGATGTGGGACGCAAGCCCCATTCCTCGGGGATGGGCGATGCCGTGGCCGTCCACCACGATGAGATCGGGCCGGGGCATCTCGTCCAGCAGGGGAAGGAGGGGAGGGATCTCCCGGAAGGAAAGCAGGCCCGGCACGTAGGGGAAAGGGGTGGTGCCCCTGGCGGTCACGGAGCGAAGCGGCGTCATCTCCGGAACGGCCAGAAGGAGCGCCGCAGCGAGGAACTCCTTTTCCCGCCTCCGGTACGAAACGTCCACACCCAGGACCGTTTTCACCTCCGGCAGTTTCCCTCCACGGACCTTTGCCGCCAGCTCCCTCTGGACCTTGACCGCTTCGGTTGGCGTCAGATCCCAGCGGTTGAGAGTTCTCAGATTCATGGTGTTCTCAGCTTACAGGAATCAGCGGTCAGCTATAAACCAAAATAGGCATTCACTTTTGCCTTTGGGGAAGACCTGGATTCGGCGGTATCAGGGACTATCCGGGGCATTGGGGGAGCAGGCACGGAATCCAGGCCCGACCGGATTCCGTGTTTAAACTTGACAAAACAACTGTAAAAAAATATCTTCAAAGAAATTATAACCGTAAAAAAAGGGGTAATTACGAATGAGACTTTCCACCAAGAGCCGATACGGCGTCCGTGCATTGTTCGATATCGCTTACCACTCAGTGGGTCTTCCCACCCAGATCAAGGATATCTCGAGGCGCCAGCAGATCAGCCCCCGGTACCTTGAGCAGATCTTCCAGAAGCTCAAGAAGGCCGGTCTTCTGGGGAGCAAGCGGGGCCCCAACGGCGGGTATTACCTTCTCAAGGACCCGGCCGACATCACCCTTGGAGACATTGTAAGAGCCACCGAAGGACCTTTTCAACTTGTCTTTTGCGCCAGTGAAGCGCCCAGAAAGAAGTGTCCCCGATCGGATGATTGCGTCGCACAGAAGATGTGGCTGGATATCAGCAACCAGATCGGCGATTTCTTCGACGCCATCACTATCAGCGACCTTTGCGCCAGGGCTCGCATCGTTGGTGTGGAACGGGAATATGACCACCCCTACACGTATCAGATCTGATAGAGTCGCAAAAAGTCCAATCCGGGACTTTTTGCGAGTCCATCAAATCTGATTGATACCTCTGATCGCCCGTCACGCCCGGTGTAACCGGCGGCCCGTCACTCGGGGCGGATCGCCTGACCTGTTTCCGGACCATCCCATATCCTCGTCAGAGGTGATCCGCAAGTGACTCCACACGATGTTCTCAAGGATATCATCCGCCAGATGGGGAAGGTCCTCGTGGGCTTTTCCGGCGGTGTGGACAGCACCTTTCTCCTGTATTCCTGTCTCGAAATCCTTAAAGCCGATGCGGTGACCGCTGTTGTGGTGGACCATCCCCTGATGCGGGAAGGGGCCGTTTCAGATGCGGTCAGGACGGCAGGGGATATGGGAGCCGACGTCCGCACCACCGCTCTGAACCCCCTTCTGTCAGGGAAAGTTTCGGGAAACAGCCCCGACAGGTGCTACCACTGCAAATTGCTCATCTTCGGCAAACTGACGGAGATGGCCCGGTCGGACGGGATCCCCTGGGTCCTGGACGGAACCAATGCCGACGACGTCAACGAGTACCGTCCCGGGATCGCCGCCCTCCAGGAGTCAGGTGTTCGCAGCCCCCTGAGGGAGGCCGGCCTGACCAAGGACCGGATCAGGGAGTTGAGCCGCCAGGCCGGGCTTCCCACCTGGGATCGCCCGTCGGCGCCCTGCCTTGCCACCAGATTTCCCTACGGCACATTCCTTACGAAGGAGGAGATCGACAGGGTCCGTAAGGGAGAAAAATTCCTGGTGGACGCCGGGTTCCCCGACCTCCGGCTGAGGGTCCACTCGGATGGCGGAAGCACCGTCGTCCGTATCGAGATCCCGCCGGATGACATGGCCAGGCTTTTTTCCGGCGGTTTGGCCGAACAGGTGGTTGCGTCCCTCAAGGGGCTGGGGTATCGTTACATCACCCTCGACCTGGAAGGGCTCCGTTCGGGGAGTATGGACGAGGCCCTGGACCTGCCGGACCCGGGCCGGGAAGATGAACCTGTCTGAAAGGAGATTCATGTGAAAAAGATTCTTGAGATGCCTGCCGTCAAGGTGGTTTGCCTTTACCTCGTACTGGTCCTGTCAGGCGCCGCCGCCCTGCCCTCTGCGGCCCAGGCGGCATTCATATCCCCTTCCGAAAATGCCCTGGCCCAAATGGACGTGACCAGTGTGGACGGGATAAGGGCCGCCCTCGAAAATGAGCTGCTCACCGAGCGCCTGTCAGCTCTCGGGTTGTCTTCGGAGGAGATCCGGGCCCGACTGGATTCGCTGACCGTCCAGGAGCGCCAGGCCGTCATGGCCGACGTCGGGAAACTGCAGGCAGGCGGTGATGGAGTCGGGACGCTCGTCAGCCTTGCTGTCCTGGTACTCATCATCATCCTCA from bacterium includes the following:
- a CDS encoding Rrf2 family transcriptional regulator, with the translated sequence MRLSTKSRYGVRALFDIAYHSVGLPTQIKDISRRQQISPRYLEQIFQKLKKAGLLGSKRGPNGGYYLLKDPADITLGDIVRATEGPFQLVFCASEAPRKKCPRSDDCVAQKMWLDISNQIGDFFDAITISDLCARARIVGVEREYDHPYTYQI
- the larE gene encoding ATP-dependent sacrificial sulfur transferase LarE; its protein translation is MTPHDVLKDIIRQMGKVLVGFSGGVDSTFLLYSCLEILKADAVTAVVVDHPLMREGAVSDAVRTAGDMGADVRTTALNPLLSGKVSGNSPDRCYHCKLLIFGKLTEMARSDGIPWVLDGTNADDVNEYRPGIAALQESGVRSPLREAGLTKDRIRELSRQAGLPTWDRPSAPCLATRFPYGTFLTKEEIDRVRKGEKFLVDAGFPDLRLRVHSDGGSTVVRIEIPPDDMARLFSGGLAEQVVASLKGLGYRYITLDLEGLRSGSMDEALDLPDPGREDEPV
- the groL gene encoding chaperonin GroEL (60 kDa chaperone family; promotes refolding of misfolded polypeptides especially under stressful conditions; forms two stacked rings of heptamers to form a barrel-shaped 14mer; ends can be capped by GroES; misfolded proteins enter the barrel where they are refolded when GroES binds), whose translation is MSKIIMYSEDARKKLLAGVNALADTVKVTLGPKGRNVIIEKSFGAPTVTKDGVTVAKEIELEDKFEDLGAQMVKEVASKTSDIAGDGTTTATVLAQAIYREGIKNVTAGANPMDVKRGINAAVAAVVDQLHKISKPTKEQKEISQVGTISANNDASIGEIIAEAMSKVGKEGVITVEEAKSMETSLEVVDGMQFDRGYLSPYFVTDPERMVADLEEPYILVFDKKISAMKDLIPLLEQVARSNRPLLIIAEDIEGEALATLVVNKIRGTLSTAAVKAPGFGDRRKAMLEDIAVLTGGRVISEDVGIKLEAVTLEDLGQAKRVTLDKDNTTIIDGAGAKGAIEGRVAQLRVQIDETSSDYDREKLQERLAKLVGGVAVIKVGAATETEMKEKKARVEDALHATRAAVEEGIVPGGGVAYLRCMGVLDKLSLPEEDQQIGANIVRKALEEPLRQIIANAGLEPSIIVDVVKKSKKISYGFDAAKEEYGDLLELGIIDPTKVTRSALQNAASIAGLLLTTEASVVEKPEPKGDMGGMGGGMPPMGVPGM
- a CDS encoding phosphatase PAP2 family protein, with the protein product MKAWGTMAAMCALLLVSAGPVEGQDQGAAGSERQLRVIRPDEPVPILDPAFEMIMEKVDKDLKYVLSSPVRVTPRNTALTGLTVLTTLFLLNHDEDYAADIIDTRDDRNDKMYERFRVLSRHVPETTAGLYLLGYFLDDKELKSRSLAGFEALAITALISASSGFIVGHEGPGDSPTADQFDPFNRYHSMPDISSSLVFSVASVFAYEAPWHQALFYYALAAGTAVSRVYHEDAWPSDVFLGSVIGTAIGRTIAGRSRRNGREPDFTLIPVLEHHGRAAAGIKVEWKL
- the groES gene encoding co-chaperone GroES — translated: MKIRPLQDRILVKRIEETAKTKGGIIIPDTAKEKPQEGKVVAVGKGRILEDGTQRALDLKVGNKILFGKYAGTDVKIDDEDYLIMREDDVLGVIEK
- a CDS encoding endonuclease V — its product is MNLRTLNRWDLTPTEAVKVQRELAAKVRGGKLPEVKTVLGVDVSYRRREKEFLAAALLLAVPEMTPLRSVTARGTTPFPYVPGLLSFREIPPLLPLLDEMPRPDLIVVDGHGIAHPRGMGLASHIGLLTGVPTAGCAKSLLTGKCDEPGPVPGNSSPITLNGKTVGYALRSRKGCKPLYISPGHLLDPAEAVKAVTRCLRGYRLPEATRLADKLSKEKGNE
- a CDS encoding DUF502 domain-containing protein; protein product: MHTLRTAIKKYMLTGLLVLVPLTLTWWVLLSLFHWTDRTLRLIPPMYRPEALIGFPIPGLGLILTVAIIFVIGALVANVAGRKLISTGEKILEKIPLLRWFYFSTKQIMEAVFVKGQDSFRRAILLEYPRKGIYSIGFITGEARGEIKDRIPGRSMTIFVPTTPNPTSGYLVVVPENELIPLNWSVDEAFRMIISAGVVMPGDVSNFGEVTHLGPKPASQSGDGRPGDAQSDPEGELEG
- a CDS encoding PA2779 family protein, which codes for MKKILEMPAVKVVCLYLVLVLSGAAALPSAAQAAFISPSENALAQMDVTSVDGIRAALENELLTERLSALGLSSEEIRARLDSLTVQERQAVMADVGKLQAGGDGVGTLVSLAVLVLIIILIIKLMDKEITIK